The following coding sequences lie in one Silvanigrella aquatica genomic window:
- a CDS encoding methyl-accepting chemotaxis protein, with product MPDDIINHYSGLKVKVLISTFLCNLILFVSALIFIYIFGSGFKSVFKYALSMGIILILLELVIYVYVKKIQKKSLLVGVLFQNYIEKSQNTIEEFVYPKKNIAKSFDKQFDLVNQTAAAISEISQMILKTTEQINDCNEITQSAEKRLLEAVSIMEKLEESIEIIKNATGDMDMMLQIINQITLKSIVITDIVAKTELLAMNASIEAARAGEYGKGFSVVSEEVEALARTSGKSAKQIKDLLNESALKVTQIIRTMNERIKEGEVVSKRAFAAFTSIKEGVAQLKEQIQVIYQGTEMQTGVIKNVEDTLKRVTELSGKNNNLITNGNEIIQHIIQINEKLTLQSEEIQKSLSGIEAIRNLQKNKGNEVRRSLQGMGF from the coding sequence GGATGATATTATAAATCATTATTCGGGATTAAAAGTAAAAGTTTTAATATCCACTTTTTTGTGTAATTTAATATTATTTGTATCCGCATTGATTTTTATTTATATTTTTGGATCAGGCTTTAAAAGCGTATTCAAATATGCTTTAAGTATGGGAATTATTCTCATACTTTTAGAACTTGTAATTTATGTCTATGTTAAAAAAATACAAAAAAAATCTTTATTAGTAGGTGTTTTATTTCAAAATTATATTGAAAAAAGTCAAAATACTATTGAAGAATTTGTCTATCCGAAAAAAAATATTGCAAAATCTTTTGATAAACAGTTTGATTTAGTTAATCAAACCGCAGCGGCAATTTCAGAAATTTCTCAAATGATTTTAAAAACTACAGAACAAATCAATGACTGCAATGAAATCACTCAAAGTGCGGAAAAAAGACTGCTTGAAGCTGTCTCTATTATGGAAAAACTTGAAGAATCTATAGAAATTATAAAAAATGCCACGGGTGATATGGATATGATGTTGCAAATCATCAATCAAATTACTTTAAAATCAATTGTTATTACAGATATTGTTGCTAAAACAGAATTACTTGCCATGAATGCTTCTATTGAAGCTGCTCGTGCCGGTGAGTATGGTAAAGGATTTTCCGTTGTATCAGAAGAAGTGGAAGCACTTGCTCGTACAAGTGGAAAGTCAGCAAAACAAATTAAAGATCTTCTCAATGAAAGCGCTCTTAAAGTAACACAAATTATTAGAACTATGAACGAACGAATTAAAGAAGGTGAGGTAGTCAGTAAAAGAGCATTTGCTGCGTTTACAAGTATAAAAGAGGGAGTTGCCCAACTTAAAGAACAAATTCAAGTGATTTATCAGGGTACAGAAATGCAAACAGGTGTGATAAAAAATGTAGAAGACACTCTAAAAAGGGTAACAGAATTGAGTGGGAAAAATAATAATCTTATTACAAATGGCAATGAAATAATTCAACATATTATTCAAATAAATGAAAAACTAACTTTACAGAGTGAAGAAATTCAAAAATCACTAAGTGGTATAGAAGCTATAAGAAACTTACAGAAAAATAAAGGAAATGAAGTGAGAAGATCTCTGCAAGGAATGGGGTTTTGA
- a CDS encoding YcaO-like family protein produces MVGDKGFAIFESFFSPQKCDNFIDAIKQYLSNNYDSVYSIFHIDLIVPEVEEFLNTPQLTNFIEDFMQCKSVLVSSGLYLRGSETIPHNDAVRISSEPQNKLIHVWISLDDILPTNGPLFYYPYSHNRKSLSLKDRMKVSNLIFKGENNSDYFINQNLDDPDNEKFLGQELELELKDFDFKKNVRETFLGKKGDIMISDGRLIHGGHKILDYSKNRPALIGFYLPKDEKNYYFSDYPKTLINRTADCPRKSLSPIVKLRNYSDENLNLITPERVIKSEVAVKNIFEFLNKNHFKVELSSVGQDIITYVCKIYHNKWPEAVGYGKGKTQPQSMASAMFESLEHLICRGDMIDESKRIAISVHSALKEWTCYPEEILFNNKDNHDPFHWDIFERYLNKHEKLLVPSFVIDSPGGAPSEIIKYNMGGAFSNSGTATGSTFEETALHSLNELIERDSFSLLLLETFCREKPKNLRIIDKETLPQNLQELLRISEMEVGYSMTLINMTSDLQVPSVTCFGPGVEEMEKPFLGFGCSPSAEYAIERAILENVQCWHGYHGLKIFNVEEKQMVLNTIIELPGLKKCLKQNYQNAIDQGFYEIIHFSELSNISKKIFNIHESSFSTSEVLSKIIEILEKNSMKVFVKTLFQDNNSGIICLKTIVRELEVFYLITSGLLPVPGKRGRTALSS; encoded by the coding sequence ATGGTTGGAGATAAAGGTTTTGCTATTTTTGAGTCATTTTTTTCTCCGCAAAAATGTGATAATTTTATTGATGCAATAAAGCAATACCTAAGTAATAATTATGATTCCGTATATTCCATTTTTCATATTGATCTTATCGTACCCGAAGTCGAAGAATTTTTAAATACACCACAACTAACTAATTTTATTGAAGACTTTATGCAGTGTAAATCTGTTTTGGTTTCTTCGGGATTATACCTTCGAGGATCTGAAACAATACCTCATAATGATGCAGTTCGTATTTCAAGTGAACCTCAAAATAAGCTTATACATGTATGGATAAGCTTGGATGATATTCTTCCTACAAACGGTCCCTTATTTTATTATCCATATTCTCATAACCGAAAATCACTTTCATTAAAAGACAGAATGAAAGTCTCGAATTTGATATTCAAAGGTGAAAATAATTCTGATTATTTCATAAATCAAAATCTTGATGATCCCGATAATGAAAAATTTTTGGGGCAAGAACTAGAACTAGAGTTAAAAGATTTTGATTTCAAAAAAAATGTACGTGAAACTTTTTTAGGCAAAAAAGGCGACATCATGATATCTGATGGTCGATTAATACATGGTGGCCATAAAATACTAGATTATTCAAAAAATCGCCCTGCATTAATAGGATTTTATTTACCAAAAGATGAAAAAAATTATTATTTCTCAGACTATCCTAAAACTTTGATTAATAGAACGGCTGACTGTCCAAGAAAAAGTTTGTCTCCTATTGTCAAATTAAGAAATTACTCTGATGAAAATTTGAATTTAATTACCCCTGAAAGAGTAATTAAATCGGAAGTAGCAGTTAAAAATATTTTTGAATTTTTAAATAAAAATCATTTTAAAGTAGAACTAAGTTCAGTTGGACAAGATATTATCACTTATGTTTGTAAAATTTATCATAATAAATGGCCTGAAGCTGTGGGTTATGGCAAAGGTAAAACGCAACCTCAAAGTATGGCAAGTGCTATGTTTGAAAGTTTAGAACACCTTATATGCCGTGGCGATATGATAGATGAATCAAAACGTATTGCAATTTCGGTTCATTCCGCATTAAAAGAATGGACTTGTTATCCAGAAGAGATTCTTTTTAATAATAAAGATAATCATGATCCATTTCATTGGGACATCTTTGAAAGATATTTAAATAAACATGAAAAATTGCTTGTGCCAAGCTTTGTTATTGATTCACCAGGTGGAGCTCCTTCAGAAATTATAAAATATAATATGGGCGGTGCTTTTTCAAATTCAGGTACGGCAACGGGCTCGACTTTTGAAGAAACAGCATTACATTCATTAAATGAACTGATCGAACGGGATTCTTTTTCTCTACTCCTGTTAGAAACCTTTTGTCGAGAAAAACCAAAAAATTTAAGAATTATTGATAAAGAAACTCTACCACAAAATTTACAAGAACTACTTCGCATTTCTGAAATGGAAGTAGGATATTCTATGACTTTAATAAACATGACATCCGATCTTCAAGTTCCCAGTGTTACTTGTTTTGGTCCTGGAGTTGAAGAAATGGAAAAACCATTTTTAGGATTTGGATGTTCCCCTAGCGCGGAATATGCAATAGAAAGAGCCATTCTTGAAAATGTTCAATGTTGGCATGGTTATCATGGCTTGAAAATTTTTAATGTAGAAGAAAAACAGATGGTATTAAATACTATAATTGAATTGCCAGGATTGAAAAAATGTTTAAAGCAAAATTATCAAAATGCAATCGATCAAGGATTTTATGAAATAATTCATTTTTCTGAGTTATCCAATATTTCTAAAAAAATATTTAATATTCATGAATCTAGTTTTTCTACATCCGAAGTTCTTTCTAAAATTATAGAAATTCTTGAAAAAAATTCAATGAAAGTATTTGTAAAAACCTTATTTCAAGATAATAATTCTGGAATTATTTGTTTAAAAACAATTGTGAGAGAGCTGGAAGTATTTTATCTCATTACATCAGGTTTACTGCCTGTCCCGGGTAAACGGGGGAGAACTGCTTTATCCTCCTAA